Sequence from the Lysobacterales bacterium genome:
GGCTGTCGGAGACGGTGGTCAAGACGATCACCGGCGGCGATCGGCTGGTGGCCCGGGCGCTGTACGGCGAGCCGTTCGAGTTCGTGCCGTCGTTCAAGCTGGTGCTGCTGTCCAACGTGCGGCCGACGATCCGCGGCCAGGACGAGGGCATCTGGCGGCGCATCATCCTGGTGCCGTTCACCCAGGTCATTCCGCCGGCCAGCCGGCGCGGCAAGAACGAGCTGATCGCCGAGCTGCGCCAGGAGGGTGCCGGCATCCTCAACTGGATGCTCGATGGCCTGCTGATGTTCAGGGAGCAGGGGCTGGCGATCCCGGAGCCGGTGCGCCTGGCGACTGACGCCTACCGGGCCGAGAGCGATCCCATCGGCCAGTTCATCGCCGCGGCCACCGAGCCGGACCCGCACGGCCGGGTCACCGCCACCCGCCTGTTCCACGTGTTCTGCGACTGGTGCCGGGCCAATGCCGTCGACCCCGGCAGCCAGACCCGCTTCGGCCGCCGCATGGGCGATCTCAGCTACCGCAAGGAGACGATCAACGTCGTCTACTACGTCGGCCTGCGCATCGTGCGCGAGCAGTTCGGCGATCAGCCGGCGGCGGTGCCGGAGGCGGAGCTATGACCGCTCAGGCCGCTCGCGCCCGACTGACATGGAGGGTTGGAGGGTTTGCCGGGGAGTCTCACGAGTCACTCCTCTGTGAGCTGACTCGTGGAAGTCCTGGACCAAACCCTCCAACCCTCCAGCGTCAGCAGAGAGTCCTCATCCACCCAACCACCAGGAGACAGCGCATGCGCAGAGCAATGGCGCGCCGCACGACGCGGCGTACCACCGGCCGGGGGACGACTGGTCCCACGCAAAATGGGTCCTTCCTGGCCGATCGCGGATACGGGCGGCCACAGCGTGCGTCTTCACCAGTGCGGTCAAGTCCAAACGAGCTTGACCGCTTGACCGCACTTGACCGGGGTCAGGCCCGCTCGTTCGGCCCACGGCGGCCCAACGGGGCCGCACACCGCGCCCTGCCGGAGGCCGGCCATGTCCGATAGCGGGCCCAACGAAGCGGCCGCCGTGGCCCCGTCCTGGCTGGCGCAGCGCATCGAGCTGCGGCCCATCGCCGGCCTGATCCCCTATGCCCGCAACCCCCGCACGCACAGCGAGGCCCAGGTCAGCCAGATCGCCGCCTCGATCCGCGAGTTCGGCTTCACCAACCCCGTCCTGGTCGACCGCCACGGCGGCCTGATCGCCGGCCACGGCCGGCTGATGGCCGCCCGCCTGCTGGGTCTGCAGCTTGTGCCGGTGCTGGTGCTCGATCACCTCAGCGACGCCCAGAAGCGGGCCTACGTCATCGCCGACAACCAGCTCGCCCTGATGGCGGGCTGGAACGAGGAGCTGCTGGCCCTGGAGCTCAGGGAGTTGCAGGACGCCGGCTACCGGCTGGAGCTGACCGGCTTCGAGCAGCGCGAGATCGACCGCCTGCTGGCCGAGCTGGAGGGCGGCGACGCCGGCAGCGAGGCGCTGGACGCCGCCCCCGCGCCGCCGGCCACGCCCTGCAGCCGGGCCGGCGATCTGTGGCTACTCGGCCCGCACCGCCTGCTCTGCGGCGATGCCACCGATGCGGAATCCTACCGCGTCGTGCTCGACGGCGGCCTGGCCGACATGGTCTTCACCGACCCGCCCTACAACGTCGACTACCGCGGCTCGGCCACCGACCGCCGGGAGGGCAGGGACCGGCCGATCCTCAACGATGCCCTGGGCCAGTCGTTCGAGGCCTTCCTGCGCCGGGTCTGCCAGCACCTGCTGTCCCTGACCAAGGGCTCGCTCTACATCTGCATGGCCTCGGCCGAGCTGCACCGCCTGCAGCGCGC
This genomic interval carries:
- a CDS encoding site-specific DNA-methyltransferase, giving the protein MAQRIELRPIAGLIPYARNPRTHSEAQVSQIAASIREFGFTNPVLVDRHGGLIAGHGRLMAARLLGLQLVPVLVLDHLSDAQKRAYVIADNQLALMAGWNEELLALELRELQDAGYRLELTGFEQREIDRLLAELEGGDAGSEALDAAPAPPATPCSRAGDLWLLGPHRLLCGDATDAESYRVVLDGGLADMVFTDPPYNVDYRGSATDRREGRDRPILNDALGQSFEAFLRRVCQHLLSLTKGSLYICMASAELHRLQRA